A stretch of Camelina sativa cultivar DH55 chromosome 18, Cs, whole genome shotgun sequence DNA encodes these proteins:
- the LOC104763620 gene encoding autophagy-related protein 3, with amino-acid sequence MVLSQKLHEAFKGTVERITGPRTISAFKEKGVLSVSEFVLAGDNLVSKCPTWSWESGDPSKRKPYLPSDKQFLITRNVPCLRRAASVAEDYEAAGGEVLVDDEDNDGWLATHGKPKDKGKEDENLPSMDALDINEKNVIKSIPTYFGGGEEEDIPDMEEFDEADNVVEDDPATLQSTYLVAHEPDDDNILRTRTYDLSITYDKYYQTPRVWLTGYDESRMLLQPELVMEDVSQDHARKTVTIEDHPHLPGKHASVHPCRHGAVMKKIIDVLMSRGVEPEVDKYLFLFLKFMASVIPTIEYDYTMD; translated from the exons ATGGTGCTTTCGCAAAAGCTTCATGAAGCATTTAAAGGTACAGTTGAGAGGATCACAGGTCCACGTACGATCTCTGCGTTCAAGGAGAAGGGAGTACTCAGCGTCAGCGAGTTTGTACTCGCCGGAGATAATCTCGTCTCCAAGTGTCCCACCTGGTCCTG GGAATCTGGTGACCCAAGCAAAAGGAAGCCTTACTTGCCCTCGGACAAACAGTTTTTGATTACTAGAAATG TACCTTGTCTACGGAGAGCTGCATCTGTGGCAGAGGATTATGAAGCTGCTGGAGGTGAAGTGttggttgatgatgaagataatgaTGGTTGGCTGGCTACACATGGGAAACCGAAAG ATAAAGGCAAGGAAGATGAAAACTTGCCATCCATGGATGCCTTGGAcataaatgagaaaaatgttaTCAAATCAATACCTACGTATTTTGGAGGTGGGGAGGAGGAAGATATTCCAGACATGGAGGAGTTTGATGAGGCTGACAATGTGGTAGAAGATGATCCA GCAACTCTTCAGTCAACTTATCTTGTGGCTCATGAACCTGATGACGATAACATTCTCCGAACTCGGACATATGATCTCAGCATAAC GTATGATAAGTATTACCAAACTCCTCGTGTTTGGCTGACCGGTTATGATGAG TCAAGGATGCTGCTACAACCTGAACTTGTAATGGAGGATGTGAGCCAAGACCATGCTCGTAAAACG GTCACAATTGAAGATCATCCACATTTGCCTGGGAAACATGCTTCAGTCCATCCATGTCGGCATGGAGCTGTTATGAAGAAAATCATTGATGTATTAATGTCGCGCGGAGTAGAACCTGAAGTTGACAA GTACctcttcctgttcttgaagtTCATGGCATCAGTTATTCCAACAATCGAGTATGATTACACAATGGAC
- the LOC104762265 gene encoding uncharacterized protein LOC104762265 isoform X1, translating into MAALTLHHSCLEASGHLSHRLYHSKFSSFPRYLLKDLSFRQTPADFSSFLLSERSTAFVVRALSTVAVEESPEKKMVKGIRVYEHGGPEVLKWEDVELGEPKEGEIRVKNKAIGLNFIDVYFRKGVYKPASMPFTPGMEAVGEVVAVGSGLTGRMIGDLVAYAGNPMGAYAEEQILPADKVVPVPSSIDPIVAASIMLKGMTAQFLLRRCFKVESGHTILVHAAAGGVGSLLCQWANALGATVIGTVSTNEKAAQAKEDGCHHVIMYKNEDFVSRVNDITSGKGVNVVYDSVGKDTFKGSLACLKSRGYMVSFGQSSGSPDPIPLSDLAPKSLFLTRPSMMQYNETRDELLECAGEVFANVQSGILKARVNHKYPLSRVADAHADLENRLTSGSVVLLP; encoded by the exons ATGGCAGCATTGACTCTTCATCACTCTTGTCTTGAAGCGTCTGGACACCTGTCACATCGTCTATATCACTCAAAATTCTCGAGCTTTCCACGATATCTTCTCAAAGATCTCAGCTTTCGTCAAACCCCTGCCGATTTCTCGAGTTTTTTGTTGTCTGAACGCAGCACTGCGTTTGTTGTACGAGCTCTGAGTACAGTCGCGGTGGAAGAGTcaccggagaagaagatggtgaaaggTATTAGGGTTTACGAGCATGGCGGTCCTGAG GTTCTGAAATGGGAAGATGTGGAATTAGGGGAACCAAAGGAGGGTGAGATACGTGTGAAGAACAAGGCGATCGGGCTTAACTTCATTGATGTTTACTTCAGGAAAGGTGTTTACAAGCCAGCTTCAATGCCCTTCACACCAG GTATGGAGGCTGTTGGAGAGGTGGTAGCTGTTGGCTCGGGATTGACTGGGAGAATGATTGGTGATCTCGTTGCTTACGCTGGAAATCCAATGGGTGCGTATGCTGAGGAACAAATCCTTCCAGCGGATAAAGTGGTTCCTGTTCCTTCATCTATTGATCCTATCGTTGCAGCATCAATCATGCTCAAGG GTATGACTGCGCAGTTTCTCCTTCGCCGTTGCTTCAAG GTCGAGAGTGGGCACACAATCCTTGTtcatgctgctgctggtggaGTTGGGTCTCTGTTGTGTCAATGGGCAAATGCACTTGGAGCCACTGTCATTGGAACTGTCTCAACTAATGAAAAAGCTGCTCAAGCCAAAGAAGATGGGTGCCACCATGTTATTATGTACAAAAACGAGGATTTTGTTTCCCGGGTCAACGACATTACATCTGGTAAAGGAGTCAATGTTGTTTATGACTCTGTGGGAAAAGACACTTTTAAG GGATCATTAGCATGTTTAAAGAGCAGGGGATACATGGTGAGCTTTGGACAATCTTCAGGATCTCCAGATCCGATTCCATTATCTGATCTTGCTCCAAAGTCGCTCTTCTTGACAAGACCTTCCATGATGCAATACAATGAAACTCGGGACGAGCTCTTGGAATGTGCGGGAGAGGTTTTCGCCAACGTTCAATCCGGTATCTTAAAGGCACGTGTGAATCACAAGTACCCGCTGTCTCGAGTCGCTGACGCTCACGCAGATCTTGAGAATAGGTTAACCTCTGGCTCCGTTGTGCTCTTGCCTTGA
- the LOC104762265 gene encoding uncharacterized protein LOC104762265 isoform X2 yields MAALTLHHSCLEASGHLSHRLYHSKFSSFPRYLLKDLSFRQTPADFSSFLLSERSTAFVVRALSTVAVEESPEKKMVKGIRVYEHGGPEVLKWEDVELGEPKEGEIRVKNKAIGLNFIDVYFRKGVYKPASMPFTPGMEAVGEVVAVGSGLTGRMIGDLVAYAGNPMGAYAEEQILPADKVVPVPSSIDPIVAASIMLKGMTAQFLLRRCFKVESGHTILVHAAAGGVGSLLCQWANALGATVIGTVSTNEKAAQAKEDGCHHVIMYKNEDFVSRVNDITSGKGVNVVYDSVGKDTFKGSLACLKSRGYMVSFGQSSGSPDPIPLSDLAPKSLFLTRPSMMQYNETRDELLECAGEVFANVQSGILKARVNHKYPLSRVADAHADLENRLTSGSVVLLP; encoded by the exons ATGGCAGCATTGACTCTTCATCACTCTTGTCTTGAAGCGTCTGGACACCTGTCACATCGTCTATATCACTCAAAATTCTCGAGCTTTCCACGATATCTTCTCAAAGATCTCAGCTTTCGTCAAACCCCTGCCGATTTCTCGAGTTTTTTGTTGTCTGAACGCAGCACTGCGTTTGTTGTACGAGCTCTGAGTACAGTCGCGGTGGAAGAGTcaccggagaagaagatggtgaaaggTATTAGGGTTTACGAGCATGGCGGTCCTGAG GTTCTGAAATGGGAAGATGTGGAATTAGGGGAACCAAAGGAGGGTGAGATACGTGTGAAGAACAAGGCGATCGGGCTTAACTTCATTGATGTTTACTTCAGGAAAGGTGTTTACAAGCCAGCTTCAATGCCCTTCACACCAG GTATGGAGGCTGTTGGAGAGGTGGTAGCTGTTGGCTCGGGATTGACTGGGAGAATGATTGGTGATCTCGTTGCTTACGCTGGAAATCCAATGGGTGCGTATGCTGAGGAACAAATCCTTCCAGCGGATAAAGTGGTTCCTGTTCCTTCATCTATTGATCCTATCGTTGCAGCATCAATCATGCTCAAGGGTATGACTGCACAGTTTCTCCTTCGCCGTTGCTTCAAG GTCGAGAGTGGGCACACAATCCTTGTtcatgctgctgctggtggaGTTGGGTCTCTGTTGTGTCAATGGGCAAATGCACTTGGAGCCACTGTCATTGGAACTGTCTCAACTAATGAAAAAGCTGCTCAAGCCAAAGAAGATGGGTGCCACCATGTTATTATGTACAAAAACGAGGATTTTGTTTCCCGGGTCAACGACATTACATCTGGTAAAGGAGTCAATGTTGTTTATGACTCTGTGGGAAAAGACACTTTTAAG GGATCATTAGCATGTTTAAAGAGCAGGGGATACATGGTGAGCTTTGGACAATCTTCAGGATCTCCAGATCCGATTCCATTATCTGATCTTGCTCCAAAGTCGCTCTTCTTGACAAGACCTTCCATGATGCAATACAATGAAACTCGGGACGAGCTCTTGGAATGTGCGGGAGAGGTTTTCGCCAACGTTCAATCCGGTATCTTAAAGGCACGTGTGAATCACAAGTACCCGCTGTCTCGAGTCGCTGACGCTCACGCAGATCTTGAGAATAGGTTAACCTCTGGCTCCGTTGTGCTCTTGCCTTGA
- the LOC104762266 gene encoding sugar transport protein 3, protein MGEDEEEEARKEAMAKSESGGKITFFVVASCVMAAMGGVIFGYDLGVSGGVMSMGPFLKKFFPKVYKLQEEDRTRRSNNHYCLFNSQLLTSFTSSLYVSGFVATLLASSVTRSWGRKPSIFLGGLAFLAGSALGGSAQNVAMLIIARLLLGVGVGFANQSVPLYLSEMAPAKYRGAISNGFQLCIGIGFLTANLINYETQKIKHGYGWRISLATAAIPASILTLGSLYLPETPNSIIQTTGDVRKAEFMLRRVRGTQNVQDELTDLVEASSDSATDSNAFVILLQKKYRPELVMALAIPFFQQVTGINVVAFYAPVLFRTVGFGESGSLMSTLVTGIVGTASTFLSMLVVDRIGRKTLFLIGGIQMLVAQVTIGVIIMVAEGHNNGVIGEGYGYTVVVLVCVYVSGFGWSWGPLGWLVPSEIFPLEIRSAAQSVTVAVSFVFTFAVAQSVPPMLCKFRAGIFFFYGGWVVVMTVAVQLFLPETKNVPIEQVAGLWDKHWFWRRMTKKRDIQETTIL, encoded by the exons AtgggagaagatgaagaagaagaagcaagaaaagaaGCCATGGCTAAATCAGAATCTGGTGGGaagataactttttttgtgGTAGCTTCATGTGTCATGGCCGCCATGGGAGGTGTCATCTTCGGCTATGACCTCGGAGTTTCAG GTGGAGTGATGTCAATGGGGCCATTTCTGAAAAAATTCTTCCCAAAAGTGTATAAGCtccaagaagaagatagaaCAAGGAGAAGCAATAACCACTACTGTCTTTTCAATAGCCAACTTCTTACGTCTTTCACATCTTCTCTCTACGTTTCCGGTTTCGTCGCCACTCTACTAGCTTCGTCGGTCACTCGTTCTTGGGGCCGCAAGCCCTCTATATTTCTTGGCGGCTTGGCCTTTCTCGCCGGCTCTGCTCTCGGCGGCTCTGCTCAGAATGTTGCTATGCTCATTATTGCACGTCTCTTGCTCGGTGTTGGAGTTGGATTCGCAAACCAG tcgGTTCCTCTGTATCTCTCGGAGATGGCGCCGGCGAAATACAGAGGAGCAATCAGTAATGGTTTCCAGCTCTGTATCGGAATTGGATTCTTAACTGCAAATCTAATCAACTACGAAACCCAAAAGATCAAACATGGCTATGGTTGGAGAATCTCTTTAGCCACAGCTGCAATACCGGCTTCAATCCTCACGCTTGGCTCACTCTATCTCCCTGAGACTCCGAATAGTATCATCCAAACCACGGGAGATGTGCGAAAGGCTGAGTTCATGCTTCGCCGTGTCCGTGGAACACAGAATGTTCAAGACGAGCTTACTGATCTCGTCGAAGCTAGTTCTGATTCTGCTACAGATTCAAACGCATTTGTTATATTGCTTCAGAAGAAATATAGGCCTGAGTTAGTGATGGCTTTAGCAATACCTTTCTTTCAGCAAGTTACGGGAATCAACGTTGTTGCTTTCTACGCACCGGTTTTGTTTAGAACCGTTGGGTTCGGAGAGAGTGGTTCGTTGATGTCAACACTCGTGACTGGAATCGTGGGCACAGCTTCGACGTTCTTGTCGATGCTCGTTGTGGACAGAATCGGTAGAAAGACTCTGTTTTTGATTGGTGGGATACAGATGCTTGTGGCACAAGTTACCATCGGTGTGATCATTATGGTGGCTGAGGGTCACAACAACGGGGTGATAGGGGAAGGGTACGGTTACACAGTTGTGGTTTTGGTATGTGTTTACGTATCAGGGTTTGGTTGGTCGTGGGGGCCATTAGGGTGGCTTGTACCGAGCGAGATCTTCCCGTTGGAGATAAGATCTGCTGCACAGAGTGTGACTGTGGCCGTGAGTTTTGTGTTTACTTTTGCGGTGGCTCAAAGCGTACCACCAATGTTGTGTAAATTTCGAGCtggaattttcttcttttatggaGGGTGGGTGGTTGTGATGACGGTGGCGGTGCAGCTCTTTTTGCCGGAGACTAAGAATGTTCCGATCGAACAGGTGGCTGGACTCTGGGACAAGCATTGGTTTTGGAGGAGAATGACGAAGAAACGTGATATTCAAGAAACCACCATACTTTAG
- the LOC104762267 gene encoding uncharacterized Rho GTPase-activating protein At5g61530-like: MPSLISQQWQEKTSGFFSSSGTKLREARQSAGSFVGEVAKDAKVNVTDVAERVGTMFKSRWAILQQPATRHAVQEHLITAAATTGTLVXLLCKRKLDTRGTYNTFAAKKTAQKSKTILTDIERWKKGVASSDVFGVAIENTVQRQESSRPIPFILTKCADYLILTGLNSPSLFKAEGDKKLIHQLVSTYNQDPRASIPEGVNPVDVAALMKYYLASLPTPLTTFELYNEIKDARSSVHRMKKSLQKLSNANYNTLEFITALLLRVSQKSLLNKMDSHSLAMEMAPVIMWREDKRPESYREYWRRPSRSPKKSNDFETATPWDLLSDEGEGLDASSSISLDDIVQVDFGAVEVVQCLIEHHNAIFTDADETIWR, encoded by the exons ATGCCTTCTCTAATCTCACAACAATGGCAAGAGAAGACTAGTGGATTCTTTTCTTCATCAG GAACGAAGCTTAGGGAAGCCAGGCAATCAGCTGGTAGTTTTGTGGGGGAAGTAGCTAAGGATGCGAAAGTGAATGTTACTGATGTTGCAGAAAGAGTTGGCACGATGTTTAAAAGCCGGTGGGCTATTCTTCAGCAGCCTGCAACTAGACATGCTGTGCAAGAACACCTCATAACAGCTGCTGCCACAACCGGGACTTTGGTCANCCTATTATGTAAGAGAAAACTAGATACACGTGGCACCTACAACACATTT gCGGCCAAAAAGACTGCGCAAAAGAGCAAGACCATTTTGACGGATATAGAAAGGTGGAAGAAG GGAGTTGCCAGCTCAGATG TGTTTGGTGTTGCGATTGAAAACACTGTCCAGCGGCAGGAGTCAAGCAGGCCTATTCCATTTATACTGACTAAATGCGCAGATTATCTCATACTAACAG GACTTAATTCACCGAGCTTGTTCAAAGCCGAAGGAGACAAAAAGTTGATTCATCAATTGGTTTCTACGTACAATCAAG ATCCTAGAGCGTCAATACCTGAGGGTGTGAATCCAGTTGATGTCGCTGCACTCATGAAGTACTATCTTGCTAGCCTTCCGACACCACTAACTACTTTTGAGCTTTATAATGAAATCAAAGATGCAAGGTCAAGCGTACACAGAATGAAAAAGTCCCTCCAAAAGCTTTCCAATGCGAACTATAATACATTGGAGTTCATAACAGCGCTATTGCTTCGTGTAAGCCAGAAATCACTACTTAACAAG ATGGATTCGCATAGCCTAGCTATGGAGATGGCTCCTGTGATCATGTGGCGGGAAGACAAAAGGCCTGAATCGTACCGGGAATACTGGAGACGCCCGTCGAGGAGTCCTAAGAAAAGTAACGACTTTGAAACTGCTACTCCATGGGACTTGCTCTCAG ACGAAGGAGAAGGTCTAGATGCATCTTCATCAATCTCTCTAGATGATATCGTTCAAGTTGATTTTGGAGCTGTCGAGGTTGTGCAGTGCCTAATTGAACATCACAATGCGATTTTCACGGATGCAGACGAGACTATATGGaggtga
- the LOC104762269 gene encoding probable isoaspartyl peptidase/L-asparaginase 3 isoform X3 — protein MARSDPLTLVCTLLLLLPPLTVAEAELVRSDKFPVVVSTWPFLEAVRAAWRAVDNGSSAVEAVVEGCSACEELRCDGTVGPGGSPNENGETMIDALVMDGVTMEVGAVAAMRYVKDGIRAANLVMKYSQHTLLAGEGASAFAISMGLPGPMNLSSPESVKKWSDWKENRCQPNFRKNVVPDNDCGPYKPNNGAMTVSGEKRTESCEMGKIEYRPPLVGPHNHDTISMAVIDKMGHIAVGTSTNGATFKIPGRVGDGPIVGSSAYADDEVGGCGATGDGDTMMRFLPWF, from the exons ATGGCGAGAAGCGATCCTTTGACTTTGGTCTGTACTCTTCTTCTGTTACTGCCTCCACTAACG GTAGCTGAAGCGGAATTGGTGAGATCTGACAAGTTTCCTGTAGTGGTGAGTACTTGGCCTTTTCTTGAAGCTGTTAGAGCCGCTTGGAGAGCAGTTGATAATGGGAGCTCTGCAGTAGAAGCTGTTGTGGAAGGTTGTTCTGCTTGTGAGGAACTTCGCTGTGACGGTACAG TTGGGCCTGGTGGAAGTCCAAATGAGAATGGTGAGACCATGATTGATGCTTTAGTTATGGATGGG GTGACCATGGAGGTTGGAGCTGTTGCTGCAATGCGGTATGTTAAAGACGGTATTAGAGCTGCAAATCTAGTGATGAAATACTCTCAACACACGTTGCTGGCTGGAGAAGGAGCATCAGCCTTTGCAATCTCCATGGGTCTTCCTGGACCCATGAACCTAAGCTCCCCTGAATCCGTAAAGAAGTGGTCGGACTGGAAAGAGAATCGATGTCAGCCCAATTTCAGGAAGAACGTAGTCCCTGATAATGACTGTGGACCGTACAAGCCAAACAATGGTGCTATGACTGTTTCTGGAGAAAAACGCACTGAATCTTGCGAGATGGGAAAGATTGAGTATAGACCTCCTCTTGTTGGTCCTCACAATCACGATACCATATCGATGGCTGTCATTGACAAA ATGGGACATATAGCTGTTGGGACATCGACCAATGGAGCCACATTCAAGATTCCTGGAAG GGTTGGTGATGGACCTATTGTCGGTTCATCAGCCTATGCTGATGATGAAGTAGGTGGATGTGGTGCAACTGGAGATGGTGACACCATGATGCGCTTCCTCCCTTG GTTTTAG
- the LOC104762269 gene encoding probable isoaspartyl peptidase/L-asparaginase 3 isoform X1 encodes MARSDPLTLVCTLLLLLPPLTVAEAELVRSDKFPVVVSTWPFLEAVRAAWRAVDNGSSAVEAVVEGCSACEELRCDGTVGPGGSPNENGETMIDALVMDGVTMEVGAVAAMRYVKDGIRAANLVMKYSQHTLLAGEGASAFAISMGLPGPMNLSSPESVKKWSDWKENRCQPNFRKNVVPDNDCGPYKPNNGAMTVSGEKRTESCEMGKIEYRPPLVGPHNHDTISMAVIDKMGHIAVGTSTNGATFKIPGRVGDGPIVGSSAYADDEVGGCGATGDGDTMMRFLPCYQVVESMRQGMKPEEAAKDAISRITRKFTDFVGAVVAVDKNGSHAGACHGWTFQYSVQNPDMDDVQVFTVLP; translated from the exons ATGGCGAGAAGCGATCCTTTGACTTTGGTCTGTACTCTTCTTCTGTTACTGCCTCCACTAACG GTAGCTGAAGCGGAATTGGTGAGATCTGACAAGTTTCCTGTAGTGGTGAGTACTTGGCCTTTTCTTGAAGCTGTTAGAGCCGCTTGGAGAGCAGTTGATAATGGGAGCTCTGCAGTAGAAGCTGTTGTGGAAGGTTGTTCTGCTTGTGAGGAACTTCGCTGTGACGGTACAG TTGGGCCTGGTGGAAGTCCAAATGAGAATGGTGAGACCATGATTGATGCTTTAGTTATGGATGGG GTGACCATGGAGGTTGGAGCTGTTGCTGCAATGCGGTATGTTAAAGACGGTATTAGAGCTGCAAATCTAGTGATGAAATACTCTCAACACACGTTGCTGGCTGGAGAAGGAGCATCAGCCTTTGCAATCTCCATGGGTCTTCCTGGACCCATGAACCTAAGCTCCCCTGAATCCGTAAAGAAGTGGTCGGACTGGAAAGAGAATCGATGTCAGCCCAATTTCAGGAAGAACGTAGTCCCTGATAATGACTGTGGACCGTACAAGCCAAACAATGGTGCTATGACTGTTTCTGGAGAAAAACGCACTGAATCTTGCGAGATGGGAAAGATTGAGTATAGACCTCCTCTTGTTGGTCCTCACAATCACGATACCATATCGATGGCTGTCATTGACAAA ATGGGACATATAGCTGTTGGGACATCGACCAATGGAGCCACATTCAAGATTCCTGGAAG GGTTGGTGATGGACCTATTGTCGGTTCATCAGCCTATGCTGATGATGAAGTAGGTGGATGTGGTGCAACTGGAGATGGTGACACCATGATGCGCTTCCTCCCTTG TTACCAAGTCGTGGAGAGTATGAGACAAGGAATGAAACCAGAAGAAGCTGCTAAAGACGCAATCTCGAGAATCACAAGGAAGTTTACAGATTTCGTGGGAGCCGTAGTAGCTGTTGACAAGAACGGGTCTCACGCAGGAGCTTGCCATGGCTGGACGTTTCAGTACTCAGTCCAGAACCCTGACATGGACGATGTTCAAGTCTTCACAGTGCTTCCTTGA
- the LOC104762269 gene encoding probable isoaspartyl peptidase/L-asparaginase 3 isoform X2, with protein MARSDPLTLVCTLLLLLPPLTVAEAELVRSDKFPVVVSTWPFLEAVRAAWRAVDNGSSAVEAVVEGCSACEELRCDVGPGGSPNENGETMIDALVMDGVTMEVGAVAAMRYVKDGIRAANLVMKYSQHTLLAGEGASAFAISMGLPGPMNLSSPESVKKWSDWKENRCQPNFRKNVVPDNDCGPYKPNNGAMTVSGEKRTESCEMGKIEYRPPLVGPHNHDTISMAVIDKMGHIAVGTSTNGATFKIPGRVGDGPIVGSSAYADDEVGGCGATGDGDTMMRFLPCYQVVESMRQGMKPEEAAKDAISRITRKFTDFVGAVVAVDKNGSHAGACHGWTFQYSVQNPDMDDVQVFTVLP; from the exons ATGGCGAGAAGCGATCCTTTGACTTTGGTCTGTACTCTTCTTCTGTTACTGCCTCCACTAACG GTAGCTGAAGCGGAATTGGTGAGATCTGACAAGTTTCCTGTAGTGGTGAGTACTTGGCCTTTTCTTGAAGCTGTTAGAGCCGCTTGGAGAGCAGTTGATAATGGGAGCTCTGCAGTAGAAGCTGTTGTGGAAGGTTGTTCTGCTTGTGAGGAACTTCGCTGTGACG TTGGGCCTGGTGGAAGTCCAAATGAGAATGGTGAGACCATGATTGATGCTTTAGTTATGGATGGG GTGACCATGGAGGTTGGAGCTGTTGCTGCAATGCGGTATGTTAAAGACGGTATTAGAGCTGCAAATCTAGTGATGAAATACTCTCAACACACGTTGCTGGCTGGAGAAGGAGCATCAGCCTTTGCAATCTCCATGGGTCTTCCTGGACCCATGAACCTAAGCTCCCCTGAATCCGTAAAGAAGTGGTCGGACTGGAAAGAGAATCGATGTCAGCCCAATTTCAGGAAGAACGTAGTCCCTGATAATGACTGTGGACCGTACAAGCCAAACAATGGTGCTATGACTGTTTCTGGAGAAAAACGCACTGAATCTTGCGAGATGGGAAAGATTGAGTATAGACCTCCTCTTGTTGGTCCTCACAATCACGATACCATATCGATGGCTGTCATTGACAAA ATGGGACATATAGCTGTTGGGACATCGACCAATGGAGCCACATTCAAGATTCCTGGAAG GGTTGGTGATGGACCTATTGTCGGTTCATCAGCCTATGCTGATGATGAAGTAGGTGGATGTGGTGCAACTGGAGATGGTGACACCATGATGCGCTTCCTCCCTTG TTACCAAGTCGTGGAGAGTATGAGACAAGGAATGAAACCAGAAGAAGCTGCTAAAGACGCAATCTCGAGAATCACAAGGAAGTTTACAGATTTCGTGGGAGCCGTAGTAGCTGTTGACAAGAACGGGTCTCACGCAGGAGCTTGCCATGGCTGGACGTTTCAGTACTCAGTCCAGAACCCTGACATGGACGATGTTCAAGTCTTCACAGTGCTTCCTTGA
- the LOC104762269 gene encoding probable isoaspartyl peptidase/L-asparaginase 3 isoform X4: MEVGAVAAMRYVKDGIRAANLVMKYSQHTLLAGEGASAFAISMGLPGPMNLSSPESVKKWSDWKENRCQPNFRKNVVPDNDCGPYKPNNGAMTVSGEKRTESCEMGKIEYRPPLVGPHNHDTISMAVIDKMGHIAVGTSTNGATFKIPGRVGDGPIVGSSAYADDEVGGCGATGDGDTMMRFLPCYQVVESMRQGMKPEEAAKDAISRITRKFTDFVGAVVAVDKNGSHAGACHGWTFQYSVQNPDMDDVQVFTVLP, translated from the exons ATGGAGGTTGGAGCTGTTGCTGCAATGCGGTATGTTAAAGACGGTATTAGAGCTGCAAATCTAGTGATGAAATACTCTCAACACACGTTGCTGGCTGGAGAAGGAGCATCAGCCTTTGCAATCTCCATGGGTCTTCCTGGACCCATGAACCTAAGCTCCCCTGAATCCGTAAAGAAGTGGTCGGACTGGAAAGAGAATCGATGTCAGCCCAATTTCAGGAAGAACGTAGTCCCTGATAATGACTGTGGACCGTACAAGCCAAACAATGGTGCTATGACTGTTTCTGGAGAAAAACGCACTGAATCTTGCGAGATGGGAAAGATTGAGTATAGACCTCCTCTTGTTGGTCCTCACAATCACGATACCATATCGATGGCTGTCATTGACAAA ATGGGACATATAGCTGTTGGGACATCGACCAATGGAGCCACATTCAAGATTCCTGGAAG GGTTGGTGATGGACCTATTGTCGGTTCATCAGCCTATGCTGATGATGAAGTAGGTGGATGTGGTGCAACTGGAGATGGTGACACCATGATGCGCTTCCTCCCTTG TTACCAAGTCGTGGAGAGTATGAGACAAGGAATGAAACCAGAAGAAGCTGCTAAAGACGCAATCTCGAGAATCACAAGGAAGTTTACAGATTTCGTGGGAGCCGTAGTAGCTGTTGACAAGAACGGGTCTCACGCAGGAGCTTGCCATGGCTGGACGTTTCAGTACTCAGTCCAGAACCCTGACATGGACGATGTTCAAGTCTTCACAGTGCTTCCTTGA